Proteins from one Rosa chinensis cultivar Old Blush chromosome 7, RchiOBHm-V2, whole genome shotgun sequence genomic window:
- the LOC112177615 gene encoding uncharacterized protein LOC112177615 codes for MSTPQVCSWNWRKLLKIRDHIRPLIKHNIGDGKSTYIWHDHWHSLGPLLHRLGPDAIINSGIPSNALVSSFVMGVSWCWPLRNSSVILEVVNNLEDLYPNSSYKDSIMWLPSTTGKFSTASALEQFRYHYPSIDWAKLIWFNNNIPRASFILWLAVHGNS; via the coding sequence ATGTCGACTCCCCAAGTTTGTTCGTGGAATTGGAGGAAGTTGTTGAAGATTAGAGACCATATTCGTCCTCTTATTAAACATAATATTGGTGATGGCAAGTCTACTTATATTTGGCATGATCATTGGCACTCTTTAGGCCCCTTGCTTCACAGGTTGGGGCCTGATGCTATTATTAACTCTGGTATTCCTTCCAATGCCTTGGTTAGCTCTTTTGTAATGGGTGTGTCTTGGTGCTGGCCTCTTCGGAACAGTTCTGTCATTCTTGAAGTTGTGAACAATCTAGAAGACCTCTATCCTAATTCTAGTTACAAGGATTCCATTATGTGGTTACCCTCTACAACTGGAAAGTTCTCTACAGCTTCAGCGTTAGAGCAGTTTCGGTATCATTATCCCTCTATTGACTGGGCAAAGCTTATCTGGTTTAACAATAATATCCCTAGAGCTAGTTTTATCCTTTGGTTGGCTGTTCATGGTAACTCTTGA